Genomic DNA from Chlorocebus sabaeus isolate Y175 chromosome 6, mChlSab1.0.hap1, whole genome shotgun sequence:
catggtgagaccccatctctgctaaaattacaaaaattaggccaggcacggtggctcacacctgtaatcccagcactttgggaggccaagatgagcggatcacaaggtcaagagatcaagaccatcctggccaacatggtggcaggtgaaaccccatctctactaaaaatacaaaaaaaaaaaaaaaaaaaatagctgggcatgatggtggcacgcctgtagtcccagctagccgggaggctgaggcaggagagttgcttgaacctgggaagcggaggctacagtgagtagagatcgcgccactgcactccagcctggtgacagagcgatactccatctcaaaaataaaaataaaaaataaaaaaatcagctgggcatagtggtgaatgcctgtaatctcagctactcagaaggctgaatcaggagaatcgcttgaacccggaaggcagaggttgcagtgagccgagatggtgccattgcactccagcctgggcgacagagcaaaactccatctaaaaagaaaaaaaagaagaaacaagctggccaggagtggtggtgggtgcctgtagtctcagctacttggggggcttaggcgggaggcttgcttgagcccaagaggtcgaggctacagtgagctgagatcataccattgcattccagcctgggttaaaaagtgagaccttgtctttaaaaagaaaaaaagtcaatgtttGTTAATGGACTATCAAGCATGTGATAGTGATGTGAGCTGGGTATTCAAGGATCCCTTTGGGGTCACATGTCACCCCAGGGAGACGTGTCCTCCCCAGGTGGCAGGTCCCCATCATTCTATACAGGCAGTGCCAAGTTGTTATAGCCACTGCTGTCCCCTCTCCCATATCTGACTCAGCCCCACCCATGGTGACAACTCTAGAGATACTTATTGAGTGACGGATGGGTCACTTCCACCAACTCCGTGATGGCTTAGACGTGGCCTCACtctctccatctgtgaaatgggtctctGCCTCACCCCTGTCTGTCTGATCCCCTCACCCAGGTGTCCTATGCCAGACCCAGTTCAGCATCCATCCGGGATGCTAACCTGTACGTCAGCGGGCTCCCCAAGACCATGAGCCAGAAAGAGATGGAGCAGCTCTTCTCCCAGTACGGCCGCATCATCACGTCCCGCATCCTGGTGGACCAGGTCACAGGTCAGGCAGTCAGGGAGGGGGCACCTGGTGGGGGTGCTGGGCAAAGGCAATCAGGTGGGATCAACGTGGAGAAACCGACCGAGATGTCAGGGCATGAAGCAGGGAAGGGAGGAGTGGGGTTACACAGGAGGGGGACAGGGTCGTCGTGATGGACGTTCCCGCCCCCTGGCAGGTGTCTCTCGGGGTGTGGGATTCATCCGCTTCGACAAGAGGATTGAGGCTGAGGAGGCTATCAAAGGACTGAACGGGCAGAAGCCGCTGGGCGCAGCTGAGCCCATCACAGTCAAGTTCGCGAACAACCCGAGTCAGAAGACGGGGCAGGCGCTGCTCACCCACCTCTACCAGTCGTCCGCCCGGCGCTACGCAGGCCCCCTACACCATCAGACACAGCGTTTCCGGTGAGCCCCCTGCCACCCACCCAGAGAGCCCCAGGCTGGGTGCCCCCAAGTGTGCAGGTGCCCTGCCTGAACCCCATTCCTGCCAGGGGAGGGATGCCGGGAGGGCGCGCACACATGGGGCCAAGGAGCCTATTCGTCAAGTGCCAAGGCCAGCCGCTCATATACAGCAGGCACTCAGTGTGTGCTGGCCACAAGAATTGGCATTCTTGGTGTTAAAGATTTTGgcgttggctgggcgtggtggctcaagcctgtaatcccagcactttgggaggccgagacgggtggatcacgaggtcaggagatcgagaccatcctggctaacatggtgaaaccccgtctctactaaaaacacacaaaaaattagccgggcgtggtggtgggtgcctgtagtcccagctactcgggaggctgagacacgagaatggcatgaacgcaggggcggagcttgcagtgagccgagatctgccactgcactccagcctgggcaagagtgagactctgtctcggaaaaaaaaaaaaaaagattttggcgTCATCTGACTGGGTTCTAGCTCTGGTGGCCCCTTTTTCTTTCAGGTTCGTGACTgtatctctctgtgcctcagttttcccatctgtaataATACCAAATATTTCATGAGTCTTTGCTGTGTGCTAGACACCCTTATTCTTCTGCAACCCAATGAGAACAGAGCTTGTGTCGTCCCTGTTTTATGGATGGGGACTCTGACGCATAGAGAGGTGTTGGGGTTTGCCTGGCCCAAACAGAGCAGAGACTCGAACCCAGGACCTGGAGTCCAAGCTCGTAGTCACTCCAAGGGGAGACAATGGAAGCCCCTTGTGGGCCCCTGGGTGGTCGGGGCAAGTTACCCACCCCTTCAAGTGCTGCGAGAATGTTGCCTATGGTAGTTACTGTTGCCTTTGTTAGGCGTTATCTTTCCCCAGGGATCCCAGCGCCTGGGCCCAGAGGGGACACGCCGGCCAGGAGGGGGAGGATGGATGAGGAGGGCAGTGCAGGCTGGGCAGTGGCGGGGCAGGCGAGAGGCGGTGCCTGAGTGACCACGGTTCCGTGCCAGGCGGTGTCTAGCTGGGCGGGCAGGGAGCAGGCAGGCGGGGGCAGGGCTCTGCTGCAGGCCtgttgggtgggggtggggagggcaggccGACGGTGTCACAGCAAGGGGGCATGACTGAAAGCCACCTCTgaccaccacctctgcctccacagGCTGGACAATTTGCTCAACATGGCCTACGGCGTCAAGAGGTAACAGTGCCCCCGCCCCGCTGTCCCCACCCCTCACCATCCATGCCCCTGATGCACGCCTCCCCAGCTTGTCCTGAGGGCTGCAGGCTTAGTCTTTTTTGCCTGAGTCTTGGAGTAGCATGGCCATTGAGAGATGTGACAtcgaagccaggcatggtggttcttgCCTGTGCTCCCAgtgttttgagaggctgaggggcaagcagcacttgaggccaggagttcgagaccagactgggcaacatagtgagatccttctctacagtgtttttttttaaaggattagcctggtgtggtggcacatacctgtagttcaggctactcaggaggctgaggcaggaggatcacttgagcccaggagttggaggctgcagtgaactgtgatggtgccactgcactccagcctgggtgacagagcgagaccttgtctccaaaaattaaaaaatgtggccgggcacggtggctcatgcctgtaatcccagctactcaggaggctgaagcaggagaatcgcttgaacatgggaggaggaggttgcggtgagccgaaatcgcgccactgcactccagcctgggcaacaagagcaaaactccatctcaaaaaaaaaatttttaaatgtaaaaaagaggccgggcgcggtggctcaagcctgtaatcccagcactttgggaggccgagacgggcggatcacgaggtcaggagatcaagaccatcctggctaacccggtgaaaccccgtctctactaaaaaatacaaaaatctagccgggcgaggtggcgggcgcctgtagtcccagctactcgggaggctgaggcaggagaatggcatgaacccgggaggcggagcttgcagtgagctgagatccggccactgcactccagcctgggcgacagagcgaaactccgcctcaaaaaaaaaaaaaaaaaaaaatgtaaaaaagatcTCAGTCTCAGTCTAGCAGGGGAGGAGACAGAAATGAATAGCAATGAGGGCTGTGCAGTAGAAAGGGTAacggaggccaggcgcggtggctcttgcctgtaatcccagcactttgggaggccgaggtgggtggagcacgaggtcaggagttcaagaccagcctggccaagatggtgaaaccccgtttctactaaaaatacaaaaatttagccgggtgtggtggtggggaggctgaggcagagaactgcttgaacccgggaagcagaggttgcagtgagccgagatcacgccactttactccagcctgagcgacagagcgagactccgtctcaaaaaaaaaaagaaggggtgaCGGAGACCCAGCAGCAGAGGTCCCCCTCGCATCTGAGGCAACATCCACACACAGGCAGAGTGGAAAGGGAGTTCGTGGCAGTGGGAACAGCCTGTGCAAAGAGGGCCAGAAGGAGAGAGTAGTTTGTTCCTCGTGGTCAGGATTGAATGGTTCAGGCCCTTGGATCCTCCTCTCCCAGCTGAGGGGTTTAATCCGAGGGCCGGATTGCCAGCGAGGAATGTGAGTGGAGCCAATTCTGTCCTTTCAtgaattcattcaacagacaCCTCCCGAGTGCTTACTGGGTGTTGTTCAGGGGCTGGAACAAACTCTTGCAGGGAAGATGGAGTTGATGAGAATAAATACATGATTTGAAAAggaaagccgggtgcagtggctcacacctgtaatctcagcactttggaactccaaggcagtaggattgcttgagcccaggagttcgagaccagcctggctaacgcagcgagaccccacctctacaaaaaattttaaaagttagcagggcatggccgggcgcggtggctcacgcctgtaatcccagcagtttgggaggtcgaggcgggcagatcacctgaggtcgggagttcgagaccagcctgatcaacatggagaaacctcgtctctactaaaaatataaaattagctgggcatggtggcgcgtgctactagggaggctgaggcaggagaattgcttgaacccaggaggtagaagttgtagtgggccaagattgtgccactgcactccagcctgggtgacaaagcaacactccgtctcgggaaaaaaaaaaaaaagtgtgtgtgtgtgtatatatatgtgtgtgtgtatatatatatgtgtgtgtgtgtgcgtgtgtgtgtgtgcatatatatagtgggtcatggtggtgcacctgtagtcccagctactcgagaggccaaggcaggaggattgcttgagcccgagagttcaagaccagcctaagcaacatagtgaggctgTGTCTCTACAgatcacaaaaaaaattagctgggtgtgagggtgcctgcctgtagtcccagctactcaggagtctgaggcgggaggattgcttgagcccaggaggtcaaagctgcagtgagccataattgcaccactgcactccagcctgggtgacagagccagaccttgtctcttaaaaaaaaaaacaattgcatTCAGGGGTCACAGTTCCAAGGTCACGGCGCAGTCAGGGGTCATAAAGGTGTGAGGGGTCACAACAGGGTCGGAAGCATGCGGGGGGTCAGGGCAGAGCCCGCGTGACCCCCAAAGTAGTCCCCTGTCGCTCATCGCCAGGTTCTCGCCGATCGCCATCGATGGTATGAGCGGCCTGGCGGGCGTGGGCCTGTCGGGGGGCGCGGCAGGCGCTGGCTGGTGCATCTTCGTGTACAACCTGTCACCGGAGGCGGACGAGAGCGTGCTGTGGCAGCTGTTCGGGCCCTTTGGGGCGGTCACCAACGTCAAGGTCATCCGCGATTTCACCACCAACAAATGCAAGGGGTTCGGCTTCGTGACCATGACCAACTATGACGAGGCGGCCATGGCCATCGCCAGCCTGAACGGCTATCGCCTGGGCGAGCGCGTGCTGCAGGTCTCCTTCAAGACCAGCAAACAGCACAAGGCGTGAGCCCGCCCCGCCtgccctcccatcccctccccgggcagcagagagagaaagagagagagagagagagagagagagagaaggggcccAAGAGAGACAGCACAGGCAGCCCCACGGACGACGCGAGGGCCCCACGTCCCTGCGGAAGCCACAGGGTGAGCACTCCGGGGTGGGAGGGTCTGCAGGGAATGGGGGGGTGCCCGAGGATCCCCCGCCCCatcctcctgcccccaccccaggctgggcTGTTCACTCTCTCGTCTTGGTTTGGTTCATGGtgaaggtttttgtttctttttttcggCTAAAAAGAATGCAGAGatgtgcccccacccccaccctcgaCCACCCCCGATGGGATGGCTTGCGGCGCTCCAGGGGGTGCCCTCCCAGACCCCCTTGCCCAGGCCTCCCCAGCACCTAGGTGGGGCCTGGGGTAGGAGGAACAGGTTTAAAAATCCCCAAAAAAGCGAACCGTGAGGAGGGGTGTGGGCACCCCCAGCCCAGTGCCCCCTGGTGGAATGCGGGGAGCAGGCAGTGGGGCTGgaagcagaaacaaatgaaaaaaaaaagggggggtgggaggggaagaaaaactctatttttgtaaaaagggaaaaagacCTCGTGGAGAATTTTTACTGGGGATTCttgaacttgaaaaaaaaaaacacaaaaaaagacaaaaaaaaaaaagaaaatattttggcagGCTATGTTTACCaactggggcaggggtgggggggaggggccCAGGGAGCAGGGCTTAGGGGCCGGCAGCCCACGGGGCCACACAGAGAAATAACCACGCAGACACTTACACCACGGGGACGCACGGACAGACGCAGACAGACACAGCGACATGCCCCAGACACGTTAAGGGACTGGTTGGCCAAACTCACACGTGGACAGGGATaaacagaaagagacagaagtTGGGGCTATGTCCATGTGGACACAGACCACAGATGTGGGCACACGAATCCATCCGCCTGTCCACGTGCACACGTGAATGTAGCAACAGATATTTGGACATCAAATTTGGACACCAGgtcacagagaacacagagaaacacagacaCCACCCAGGAACACGCAGACATATGCCCACAGCATCCCATAGGCCCAGGCAGGAGGTCCCACCCCAGACCCCGCCCCAGACGCTCCCTCACCCTCTTGGCCCCCTTGCCCTGGCCCCCAGGTTCTCTGCAGAGATCTCTCCTGGACCCCCAGTGGTCTCCTTGGCGCCCACGAACACAGGCGTGCACACGCAGCGCACATGCATTGAGACACACGATACCTCGTTCCACCTTGGCGCATGGTGGGCTGGAGGCAGCCCCCCCCCACAACACTTGAGGCCAAAGGACACCCCTGTCCCCGGGGCTCAGCCTCCCCCTGGGCCGAGGCCTTGACCCATGCAGCTGAGGGAGAGGCCCAGTCCTGAGCCTCCCCCACCAGGACTGGGCCTACCCAGCAGCAAGCCCCCCCGGCACTCCCCGCCAGGCCCAGGGTGGGGTGGACGGGCCCAAGGGCCCAGCCCCACACTCCTTTCCCGTCCACTTGTCACCTACCTACCCCCTTTTGGTTTGTT
This window encodes:
- the ELAVL3 gene encoding ELAV-like protein 3 isoform X1 codes for the protein MVTQILGAMESQVGGGPAGPALPNGPLLGTNGATDDSKTNLIVNYLPQNMTQDEFKSLFGSIGDIESCKLVRDKITGQSLGYGFVNYSDPNDADKAINTLNGLKLQTKTIKVSYARPSSASIRDANLYVSGLPKTMSQKEMEQLFSQYGRIITSRILVDQVTGVSRGVGFIRFDKRIEAEEAIKGLNGQKPLGAAEPITVKFANNPSQKTGQALLTHLYQSSARRYAGPLHHQTQRFRLDNLLNMAYGVKSPLSLIARFSPIAIDGMSGLAGVGLSGGAAGAGWCIFVYNLSPEADESVLWQLFGPFGAVTNVKVIRDFTTNKCKGFGFVTMTNYDEAAMAIASLNGYRLGERVLQVSFKTSKQHKA
- the ELAVL3 gene encoding ELAV-like protein 3 isoform X3, translated to MVTQILGAMESQVGGGPAGPALPNGPLLGTNGATDDSKTNLIVNYLPQNMTQDEFKSLFGSIGDIESCKLVRDKITGQSLGYGFVNYSDPNDADKAINTLNGLKLQTKTIKVSYARPSSASIRDANLYVSGLPKTMSQKEMEQLFSQYGRIITSRILVDQVTGVSRGVGFIRFDKRIEAEEAIKGLNGQKPLGAAEPITVKFANNPSQKTGQALLTHLYQSSARRYAGPLHHQTQRFRLDNLLNMAYGVKRFSPIAIDGMSGLAGVGLSGGAAGAGWCIFVYNLSPEADESVLWQLFGPFGAVTNVKVIRDFTTNKCKGFGFVTMTNYDEAAMAIASLNGYRLGERVLQVSFKTSKQHKA
- the ELAVL3 gene encoding ELAV-like protein 3 isoform X2 codes for the protein MVTILGAMESQVGGGPAGPALPNGPLLGTNGATDDSKTNLIVNYLPQNMTQDEFKSLFGSIGDIESCKLVRDKITGQSLGYGFVNYSDPNDADKAINTLNGLKLQTKTIKVSYARPSSASIRDANLYVSGLPKTMSQKEMEQLFSQYGRIITSRILVDQVTGVSRGVGFIRFDKRIEAEEAIKGLNGQKPLGAAEPITVKFANNPSQKTGQALLTHLYQSSARRYAGPLHHQTQRFRLDNLLNMAYGVKSPLSLIARFSPIAIDGMSGLAGVGLSGGAAGAGWCIFVYNLSPEADESVLWQLFGPFGAVTNVKVIRDFTTNKCKGFGFVTMTNYDEAAMAIASLNGYRLGERVLQVSFKTSKQHKA